The genome window GTGACGCTCGACCCGGCCGGCGGATTGGTGTTCTGCACCGCCAGTCCTATGCGCGCATTGTGCCCGTCCAGGATGTAGTTGAGGCCGACATCCACGGTCCGCGTCGGGTCGCCACCCAATGCCGCGACGGCGTGCTGGTAACGTACCATCGGCTGGACCCGGCCCGGACCCATCTTCGACGCGAACAGCCAGCTGGCAAGGCCGAAGGCGCTCCAGCCTTCCTTGCCCAGATCGTTGCCCTGGTCGAAGTTGTAGTAGGCGCCTTCGAGCGTGAGCACGTCCGCGGCGATGACTTTCTTCTCGAAGAGGAGGTCGACGTTGAACCCCAGCATCTTCTTGTCGCCGGCCGTATCGATGGTCTTCTTGTACTGAATCGTGCCTCCCAGCGCGAGGACGTCCTTCGATCCGTAATAGGTGCTGGAGTTGTAGTAGCCGGGCTCCGGATCGAGGAAGTTGAAGACCACCCGCCCGGCGTAGATGGCCTGACCGACGGGTACCGCGGTGTCCAGCGTGAAGACGCCCGCCTGGTATTTGAGCTGTCCGTGGTTGAGCTGGCCCCACAGCGCTGCTCCGTCGGCGCGGCCGGCGTAGATCGATGGATATCCGTTGACGGTCGTCGGATAGTTCCAGGCGTTCTGGTAGTAGGGCCCGCTCAGGTTCGCGCGGTCCGACGGTGGCAGAAAGCGTCCCATCCAGACGTTGAAGAGCTCGCTGGGCTCGAACTGCGCGATGGCGTCGAGCACGCGGATGGTGCCGCCATCGGCGTTGTTCAGGTCGAGGTTCCCCGCGAACTTCAGCCAGGGCGCGAACTGGCCGGCGATGTACGGACGCACGTCCAGCGTGTTGACGCTTACTCCTTGCGCGGGCGTGGTGTCGACGTAGCCGCCTCCGACGCGGACCCCGACTCCATAGGAGAGTGTCTTGGGTCCGAGGGTGAGCTCTGCGGCCGGAGCCGCTGCGGCGGCGAGCGCGACGGTGCAGATGACGGCGATTCTCATCCTAGCGCCCCGCCCGCTTCTCGTTGCCTGCGATGAACGGGCTCCACGGCTGGGCGCGGATCGGTTTGTCCGTCTTCCAGACCACGTCGAACTGCCCGTTGCCCTGCACCTCGCCGATGAACACCGGCTTCCACAGGTGGTGGTTCGTCTCGTCCATCTTCAGCGTGAACCCGGAGGGCGCCACGAACGTCTGGCCGGCCATCGCCTTGCGGACGTCGTCGACCTTGACGCTGCCGGCCTTCTGCGCCGCCTGCGCCCACATGTGCATGCCGACGTAGGTGGCTTCCATCGGGTCGTTGGTCACGCGCGAATCGCCGCCGGGAAGCCCGTTCTTCTTCACGTATGCCTTCCACATCTTGATGAACTCGGCATTCGTCTTGTTCTTGAGAGACATGAAGTAGTTCCAGGCCGCGAGGTGGCCGACCAGCGGCTTGGTGTCGATGCCGCGCAGCTCCTCTTCACCGACGGAGAACGCGACCACCGGGATGTCGGTGGCCTTGAGCCCCTGGTTGCCGAGCTCCTTGTAGAAGGGCACGTTGGAGTCGCCGTTGATGGTGGAAATCACCGCCGTGTGTCCGCCGGCGCCGAACGCTTTGATCTGTGCGACGATCGTCTGGTAGTCGCTGTGGCCGAACGGCGTGTACGTCTCCAGGATGTCGCTCTCCGGGATTTTCTTCGACTTCAGGAAGGCCCGGAGGATCTTGTTCGTGGTGCGCGGGTAGACGTAGTCGGTGCCGAGCAGGAAGAAGCGCGTCGCGCCGCCGCCTTCCTTGGACATCAGGTATTCCACCGCGGGGATCGCCTGCTGGTTCGGCGCCGCGCCCGTGTAGAAGACGTTCTGCGACAGCTCCTCGCCCTCGTACTGGACAGGATAGAAGAGGAGCCCGTTCAGCTCCTCGAACACCGGCAGCACGGACTTGCGCGAGACCGACGTCCAGCAGCCGAACACCGCCGCCACGTTGTCCTTGGTCAGCAGCTGGCGCGCCTTCTCCGCGAACAGCGGCCAGTTCGAGGCGGGATCGACGATCACTGGCTCCAGCTTCTTGCCGAGCACGCCTCCTTTGGCGTTGATCTCGTCGATGGTCATCAGCGCGACGTCCTTGAGCGACGTCTCGCTGATCGCCATCGTTCCCGACAGCGAATGCAGAATGCCGACCTTGATGGTCTCCGCGGCGCGAGCCGGCGGCGCGCCGAAGAGGACGGCGCAGAGAACGGACGACAGCATGAAGATGAGCTTCCGGGTGTACATGGGTTGGGGTTCTCCTCGGCCCGGTCGGACCTGCGCCCGGTCAGTGCAACAGCGGGACCACTTGCCGCGGCGCGGCGACGGCTGCCCTTCATTCGTGCGAGCCGCCGAAGCTGGAGAAGTCGCCCGACGAAATCGTCGGATGCATGGGTCCGCGACGACAAAAACGTCGCGCGCGTCCTCGACAAACCGTGCGTCGGTCCGCGCGCGATGGTTCACGGTCGTGCAGTTGGCCGGGCGAACGGCTGACGTTTTCGTGGTTTCCCGGTGGGCGACCGACGAATTCGTCGCTTGCGCTATGTAAACCCAGGGGCGAGCATGCGGTTGAAGCTCTCGGGACTGCGGATTCCCTGACGCGCCATCCACGTGTCCGCGGCCGCGATGCGAGCGGCACCGGCCTCACCGCCGGACAACTCGCCGTGGCGGCGTCGCGCGACGGCGGCGTAGAGCGCCATGTCGACGGTATCGAACTCGCTCGCGGCCCGTTCGAGGAGGATGAGAGCCCGCTCCGGCTGGCCACGAAGGGCTGCGATCCCGGCGCGGAGCAACTCGCCCGCCGGCCTGAACGCGGCGATGGGATCGCTCATCAGCTCGCGCGCAGCCCGATCCGCGACGTTCAGGAGAGCACTTCTCGCGGCCCGATCGCGTGCATCCGCCACCGCCGCGAGCGCGCTGGCGCCGCGGACGTGCACCATCTGTGACCGCACGACGCGCACGCGACCCAGCATCGATTGTTCGAACGCTGGCCAGGCCGCGTCGACGCGCGCCCAGGCGGCGTGGCCGTCGCCCTCATAGCGGTCGACGAACGCCTCGCCGAGCAACAGGAGCATGTGCTGGATGTCGAAGCCGCCGGTCACCCACTGCTCTCGAGCGAGCCGCACTTCGGCGTCGCAGCTCCTGGGGGTCCGGAATCTCGACGGCGGGTCTGGACGCGGTCGCCACCGCCGGGGCCTGCCGCAGCACGGGGAACAGGCGCACCAGGGAATGGATGTCGCTCGGCAGCAGCACTTCAGCCTGGTCCCCCAGACGCCGCAATCGCTGCGAGAGCGAATCGATCACGCTGTCGAGCGCCTTGTAGGGGACGGATTCGCGCTCGTAGCAGCGGCCGGCCAGCACGGTTGCCCGAGGGTCCGCCCGAATGCGGCCGAGGAAGCGATCGACCAGCGTCGTCTTGCCCATGCCCGAACGACCCTGGACGAGGACGGTCACGGGCGTGCCTTCGCGCGCTCGTGCTTGCGCGGCTTCCAGCGCCTCGAGCTGGGACTGCCGCCCAAGGAAGACCGGTGCAGGCCCCTGCGCGGGCATGCCGGTCGGGACGTGGGCACTTCGCAACCGTCGCAACACTTCCGAGCCCTTCGGCCGCTCGTCGGGGTTCCGATGGACGAGCGCGGTCGCAAGCTCGGCGAGATCCTCCGGAATGCCGTCGCGACGCAACGGAGGCGCCTCTCGCCGGATCTTTGCGTCGAGCACCTCGATCACCGTGCCCTCGAAGGGCAGCCGCCCGGCGAGGATGTCGTAAAGCATCGCGCCCACGCTGTACCAATCGCAGGCCGGGCCCAACTCCGCGCCGCCGGCTTGCTCCGGTGACATGTACGGCGGCGTTCCGCCCATCGGATCGAGGATCGAATCGCCTGCCGACGCGGACCGCCGGGCGCTCACCAGACCGAAGTCGAGGAGGACGACCCGGCCTCGGCTATCCACCATCACGTTCGACGGCTTGATGTCCCGGTGCAGGCGTCCAGTCGCGTGGAGGGCTTCGACGCCGAGCGCGAGCTGCCGGAACGCGTCGCGCAGCCGGTCGACGTCGCCATTGGCGATCCAACGCCGGAAATCGACGCCCTCCAACAGCTCCATGGTGCAGAACCAGCGGTCTTCGTCCGAGATGAGCTCGTAGAGGGTGACGAGGTTCGGGTGCGAGACGTTGGCGAACGAGCGGAACTCGTGCTTGAACCGGTATAGCCCCGCCGGATCGAACCGCTGCAGCGTCTTCAGCGCGACGTCGCGGCCCTGGGCGAGATCGCGGGCGCGATAGACCACACCCATCGGTCCCGCGCCGAGCCGCGAGAGGACCTGGAACCGCGCGTTGCCGCCGAAGTCTCCGGGGTCCACGGAGTCACCCTGAGGAAGGGCGCGCATCATACTGAATCTATGCAGCTGTGCTGGAAGGTTGCGACGATCCTGCCATTTCGACCGAGGGAAGCGACGAATTCGTCGGAACGGCGGCCCGGATGTGAAGATTGGGTGAACCGGGGCCCATCCCTGCGAACGCATTTGACAAACCGCGGCAAGGGGCGCTACCCATGTGCGCCATGAAATCCCGGCTCCCGCGCGCCGCCGTCCTCTTCGCTTCCGCGCCGGAGCTTCGCTCCTCGCTCCTTCTTGGCGTCGTCGGACTGCTTCCGCTCATTAGCAGCGGGTGCGGGCCGCCGTCCTGACCGAGGAAGATTTCCGGAAGGAACCTGGCCCCCGCACCCGACCCGGTGCGGGGGCTTTTTTTTGCCCCCGAGGTCCGCATGTCGTCGCAGCCCGCAGTTGCACAGCAGAGCCGAAGCCCCGACGCCGAACCGGTCCAGAGGACGGGCGCGCAGATGGTCTGGGAAGTTCTCGTGCGCGAAGGCGTCGACGTCGTCTTCGGGTACCCGGGCGGCGCGATCATGCCGACCTACGACGCGATGCCGGCCTATCCCATCCGGCACGTCCTGGTCCGGCACGAGCAGGGCGCCGCCCACATGGCCGACGGCTATGCCCGGGCGTCGGGCAAAGTCGGAGTGGCGATCGCCACCTCCGGACCGGGCGCGACGAACCTCGTCACCGGCATCGCGACGGCGATGATGGATTCCTCTCCCATCGTCTGCATCACGGGGCAGGTGCCTTCGACGGTCTTGGGCAGCGACGCCTTCCAGGAGACGGACATCACCGGCATCACGCTGCCGATCACCAAGCACAACTACCTGGTCACGCGCGCCGAGGACGTCGCCCCCACCCTCCGCGAGGCCTTCTTCATCGCCCGCTCCGGCCGGCCGGGTCCGGTGCTGGTGGACATCACCAAGGACGCGCAGCAGGGAGTGGCGCGCCTCGACGCGCGGTTGCCGACGCGGGCGGCGCGCAGCCGCCCGATTCCGACGCCGACTTCCGACGCCATCGCCCGGGCAGCCTTGTTGATCGACGCGGCCGAGCGGCCCCTGATCCTCGCGGGCCAGGGCGTTCTGGCGTCGGGATCGACGGCGCTCTTGCGCGAGTTTGCCGAGAAGACCGGCGTTCCGGTGACCGCCACGCTGCTCGGCCTCGGAGGCTTCCCGGCATCGCATCCGCTCAGCCTGGGCATGATGGGGATGCACGGTGAAGCCTGGGTGAACACGTCGATCCAGGAAGCAGATCTCTTGGTCGCGCTGGGGATGCGCTTCGACGACCGGGTCACCGGCAAGCTGCAGACGTACGCGGTGAACGCGAAGAAGATCCACGCGGAGATCGACCCCAGCGAGATCAACAAGAACGTCCGGGTGGACGTCGCCCTGCCGGGAGACCTGCGGCGGACGTTGGAGGCGCTGCTTCCGGTCGTACAGGCGCGAACGCGCAAGCCCTGGCTGGATCGCATCGCGGCCCGGCGGAGCGAAGCGGCCCGCCGCGACGTGCAGTCGGTTCCCTCGGGCGGGAAGCTCTTCGCCGCCCACGTGCTGCACGATCTCTGGCGCTTGACGGAAGGCAAGGCGCTGGTCGTGACCGACGTCGGCCAGCACCAGATGTGGGAGGCGCAGTACTACAAGCACGAGCGACCCCGGTCGCTGATCACCTCGGGCGGCCTCGGCACGATGGGGTTCGCGCTTCCCGCGGCGATGGGCGCGCGCTTTGCCCGACCGGACGACGAGATCTGGGTAGTGGCGGGCGACGGCGGGTTCCAGATGACCGCCTGCGAGCTGATCACCTGCGCGCAGGAAGGCCTGAAGCTCAACATCGCCATCGTCAACAACGGCTATCTGGGGATGGTCCGACAGTGGCAGGAGTTCTTCTACAACCGCCGGTACGTCGCCACGCCGCTGCGCAGCCCCGACTTCGTGATGCTGGCTCAGGCGCACGGTTTGCCGGGACTCCGCGTCACGCGCAGGGAGGAGATCCCTCAGGCCGTCGAGCGGGCCCGGGCCGAGGCGGGCTCGGTGGTGGTCGAGTTCCGCGTCGAGCAGGAAGACTCGGTGTACCCGATGGTGCCGGCCAACACCGACCTGCGCGAGATGATCCGGCGACCCGCATTCGCCGAGGAGGAGTGATGCCGCACGACTCCGCGTTTTCCATTCCCAGTGGCCGGAGGACGGCGCAGACGCTCATCGTCTACGTCGAAGATCAGCCCGGGACCCTCAACCGCATCGTCTCGCTGTTCCGGCGGCGCGGGTTCAACATCGAGTCGCTCACGGTCGGCCGCTCCGAACGGGAAGGCATCTCCCGCATCACCGTGGTGGTGCGTGCGGACGACGAGACCGCCCGGCGGCTGGAGGCGAACCTCTACAAGCTCGTCAACGTGCTTTCGGTCGAAGACGTGACCCACGCGCCGTCGGTCACGCGCGAGATGGCGTTCGTGAAGGTGCGCGCCGCGCAGAACCGGCGCCCCGAGTTGCTTCAGCTCGTGCAGACCTTCCGCGCCCGTGTGGTGGACCTCGGTCCCGAGTCGGTGATCGTCGAGACCACCGGGACGCAGGAGAAGCTCGACGGGCTCGTCGAGGTGCTGCGCCCCTTCGGGATCCTCGAGCTGGTGCGCACTGGAGCGGTGGCGATGCAGCGAGGACCGGGGGGCGGCGCGCAGGACGAAGCGTCCGAATCGGATGACGGGGTAGCCGCATGACTTTCAAACCAGAAGCAGGAGCGACGCGGATGAACAGGAACGGGAACGAGACGAGCGACCGGGTGATCGTGTTCGACACCACCCTGCGCGACGGTGAGCAGGCCCCAGGCGGGAGCATGAACCTCTCGCAGAAGATGCAGGTGGCGAAGGCTCTCGCGGCGCTCGGCGTGGACGTGATGGAAGTCGGATTTCCCGTCGCGTCGCCAGGCGATTTCCAGGCCGTGGAAGCGATCTCCCGGCAAGTGGAGGGCCCCGTCATCTGCGCGCTCGCGCGCGCGCACCGGCCGGACATCGACGCCGTCCTCAAGGCGCTGGCGCCCGCGTCGCGCCGTCGGGTCCACGTCTTCCTCGCCACGAGCCCGATCCACCGCGAGCACAAGCTGCGGATGACGCAAGCGGAAGTGGTCCGCGTCGCCACCGGCGCCATCGAGTACGCGCGCGAGCGCTGCGACGACGTGGAGTTCTCCGCCGAGGACGCGGCACGCACGGAGCCGGACTTCCTCGTCGAAGTGGTGGAGCGCGCCATCGAGGCGGGCGCCACGACCATCAACATCCCCGACACCGTCGGGTACGCGGTGCCTTCGCACTTCGCCGCCATCATCGAGAACCTGCGCGCCAAGGTCCGCGGCATCGACCGCGTGGTGCTCAGCGTCCACTGCCATGACGATCTCGGCATGGCGGTAGCCAACAGCCTGGCGGCGCTCCAGGCGGGGGCGCGGCAGGTGGAGTGCACCGTCAACGGGATCGGCGAGCGCGCCGGGAACTGTTCGCTCGAGGAAGTGGTGATGGCGCTGCGCACGCGCCACGACTTCTTCGGCCTGCGCACGGGCATCCGTACGCAGCAGCTCTGCTCGGCGAGCCGGGTGGTGGCGGGAGCGACGGGATTCCACGTCGCGCGCAACAAGGCGGTGGTCGGGCAGAACGCCTTCGCCCACGAATCCGGCATCCACCAGCACGGGATGATCAACCACCAGCAGACGTACGAGGTGATGCGGCCCGAGGACGTCGGCTTCAAGAGCAGCAACCTCGTGCTCGGCAAGCACAGCGGCCGCCATGCGCTGAACGCGCGGCTGCACGATCTCGGCTACCAGCTCGAGCCGGAGCAGATCGACAAGGTATTCGAGGAGCTGAAGCGGCTCGCGGACAAGAAGAAGGAGATCTACGACGGCGACCTCGACGCGCTGCTCGTCGGCCTCTTCCAGAACGGGACGGCGCGCCGCTGGGAGCTGGCGAGCCTCAACGCGGTCAGCGGCACCGGCACGCCTCCCACTGCCGCCGTGTCGCTCCTCACCCGCGACGGGCGGAAGCTCGACGAGGCGGCCACCGGCGACGGTCCGGTCGACGCCGTCTTCAAGTGCATCGAGCGCATCACCGGCGTGAAAGCGCGTCTGCGCGACTTCACCATCGCGAGCGTCAGCGCCGGCGAGGATGCGCAGGGTGAAGTGATCGTCGTCGTCGAGCACGAGGGCCGCACCTATCGCGGGCGCGGCCTGAGCACCGACATCGTCCTCGCCAGCGCCGAGGCCTACCTGGAGGTGGTGAACCGAATCTCCGCGGGCCGCCTGCAGCGCAAGACGCCCCCCGAGCCCGAGGTGGTGTGTGGCGCAGTCTGAGCCGCGCACGCTCTTCGGCAAGCTCTGGGACGCGCACCTCGTCCGTCCGGAGACGGACGAGGCGCCAGCGGTCTTGTACGTCGATCTCCACCTCGTGCACGAGGTGACCTCGCCGCAGGCATTCTCGGTGCTGCGCGAGCGCGGCATCGGCGTGAGACGTCCCGGCCGGACGCTCGCGACCATGGATCACTCGACGCCGACCACGCCGCGTCCGCGGGGCACGAAGCTGGTCATCGAGGACCGCGACTGCGCGGCGCAGCTTGGCGCGCTGGAGGCGAACTGCGCGCAGTTCGGCGTCGAGCTGCACTCGCTCTCCAGCGAGCAGCAGGGCATCGTGCACGTCATCGGGCCGGAGCTGGGTCTGACGCAGCCGGGGATGACCATCGTCTGCGGCGACAGCCATACCAGCACGCACGGGGCCTTCGGCGCCTTTGCTTTCGGGATCGGCACCAGCGAAGTGGCGCACGTGCTGGCCACGCAATGCCTGCTGCAACGGCGGCCGCGAACGCTGCAAGTGCGGGTCGAAGGCCGGCCGCGGCCGGGTGTCACCGCGAAGGATCTCATCCTCTCGATCATCGGCCGCATCGGCATCGCCGGCGGCACCGGCCACGTCATCGAGTACACCGGAAGCGCCATCCGGGCGCTCTCGATGGAAGAGCGGATGACGGTGTGCAACATGTCCATCGAGGCCGGAGCCCGCGCCGGCTGCATCGCGCCCGACGACGTCACGTTCCAGTACCTGGCCGGGCGGCCGCGGGCGCCGCAGGGCCCGGACTGGGATCGCGCGCTCACTCGCTGGCTGACGCTACCCGGCGATCCGGGAGCGATCTATGATCGCACGGTCGAGATCGACGGCAGCGCCGTCGAGCCGACCATCACTTTTGGAACGAATCCGGGAATGTCCGTCCCGATTCGCGGCGAGGTGCCGGATCCGGGGTCCGCCACTGACGCCGCGAATCGGGCGGCATTGGATCGGGCGCTCCGCTACATGGGCCTGCGGCCGGGACAGCCGCTGATCGGCCATCCTATCGACGTCGTCTTCATCGGAAGCTGCACCAACGCGCGCCTCGAGGATCTCCGCGCTGCGGCATCGGTTCTGCGAGGAAGGAAGGTGGCGGCAGGGGTCCGCGCGCTGGTGGTGCCCGGATCCCGGCAGGTGAAGAAGGCGGCCGAGGCAGAGGGCCTGGATCGCGTTTTTCGCGATGCCGGTGCGGAGTGGCGCGAGCCCGGGTGCTCGATGTGCATCGGGATGAACGGCGATCAGGTCGGGCGGGGACAGTCCGCCGTCAGTACCAGCAACCGCAATTTCGAAGGGCGCCAGGGTCCCGGTGCGCGGACTTTCCTCGCCAGCCCACTGACCGCCGCAGCGGCTGCGATTGCCGGCGCCATCGCCGACCCGCGGGAGCTTCTGCGATGACGGCGCTGCAACCCTTCCGCAAGCTCGACTCCCGGACCGCCGTTCTTGCCCGCGCCGACATCGACACCGACCAGATCATTCCGGCGCGCTATCTCAAGGGCACCACGCGCGCCGGCCTTGGCCGCTGGCTCTTTGCTGGCTGGAGGTACGACGAACAGGGCCGTCCGAGGGCAGACTTCCCGCTCTCGCGGCCCGAGGCCCACGGCGCGCAGGTGCTGGTCGCCGGAGCGAATTTCGGCTGCGGGTCATCGCGCGAGCACGCTCCCTGGGCGCTGCTCGATTACGGCTTCCGCGCCGTGGTCAGCTCGTCCATCGCCGACATCTTCCGCGGCAACGCGCTCAAGAACGGGCTCCTGCCGGTGATCGTCGATCCGGCGACGCACGAGATCCTGCTCGCGTCGCCGGGGGTGCGCGTCAGCATCGATCTCGAGTCGTGCACGCTCGCGTTCGGCGACGCCCGCGTCAGCTTCGCCATCGACCCCTTTTCCCGCCGCTGCCTGCTCCAGGGCGTCGACGAGCTCGGGTACCTTCTCGAGCAGGAAGACGCGATCGCCGCATACGAGAAGGAGCAAGGATGAGGGCGCTAATCGCGGTCTTGCCGGGCGACGGCGTCGGTCCGGAAGTGACAGCGGAAGCGGTACGCGTCCTCACCGCGGTGGGCGAGCTGTACGGGCACGCATTCGATCTTCGCGAGGCAACCGTCGGGGGAGTCGCCATCGAGCGAACGGGTGTACCGCTGCCGGACGAGACCGCCGCTCTCTGCCGCGGCGCCGACGCCGTCCTGCTGGGCGCCGTCGGCGGACCGCGGTGGGGCCCTTCATCGCCGGTCCGGCCGGAGCAGGGACTGCTCGAGCTGCGGCGCGCGCTCGGCGTGTTCGCGAACTTGAGGCCTGCCTCGCCGCATCCGCGCGTCGTTGCGGCGTCGCCGCTGAAGCCGGCGGTGCTGCGCGGGGTGGACGTGCTGATCGTCCGCGAGCTGACGGGCGGAATCTACTTCGGCGAGAAGCGCCGCGAGGCGGCCTGGGCCGAGGACCACTGCACCTACAGCGAGGACGAGATCGCGCGCGTCGTCCGCGTCGCAGCGCGGCTTGCGCAGTCGCGCCGCGGCCGGCTGACGTCGGTCGACAAGGCGAACGTGCTCGAGACTTCCCGGCTGTGGCGCGAGGTGACGACGCGCATCGTCCAGGAGGAGTATCCCCGGATCAGCCTGGAGCACCAGCTCGTGGACTCCTGCGCGCTCCGCCTCGTGCAGCGGCCAGCGGACTTCGACGTCATCGTCACCGAGAACCTGTTCGGCGACATCCTCACCGATCTCACCGCCGTGCTCGGCGGCTCGATCGGGATGCTGCCCTCGGCATCGCTCGGAGAGCGCGGACCAGGACTGTACGAGCCGGTGCACGGCTCGGCGCCCGACATCGCCGGCCGTGGGCTTGCGAATCCCTACGGAGCGATCGGGAGCGTCTCGCTGCTGCTCCGCCACTCCTTGCATCTCGAGGACGAGGCCGCCGCGGTCGACGCCGCCATCGGCGCCGCGCTGGAGACCGGGGCGCTCACCGCCGACGTGGCCGACCGGGACGATCGCACCTGCAAGACTGTCGAGGTGGGCGATGCCGTCGTCCACGCGCTGTCGCGGCACAAGGAGTCACGCTGATGGCCGAAGATCCGCGCTCCCACAGCCGCGCCATCACCGAAGGCCCCGACCGGGCGCCGGCGCGGTCGATGCTCAAGGCGATCGGCTTCACCGACGCGGACCTCTCGCGCCCCATCGTCGGCGTCGCCAGCACCTGGACGGAGACGATGCCCTGCAACTTCCACCTGCGTCGCCTGGCCGAGCGGGTGAAGGAGGGCATCCGCTCGGCGGGCGCCACGCCGATGGAGTTCAACACCATCGCCATCAGTGACGGCGTGACCATGGGCACCGAAGGGATGAAGGCGTCGCTGGTGAGCCGGGAAGTGATCGCCGACTCCATCGAGCTGGTCGGGCGCGGGCATCTCTTCGACGCGATGGTAACGCTGGTTGCCTGCGACAAGACGATCCCGGGCGGCGCGATGGCGTTGCTGCGGCTGAACCTGCCCTCGCTCCTGCTCTATGGCGGGTCGATTGCGCCAGGACACTTCGACGGGCGCGACGTGACCATCCAGGACGTGTTCGAGGCGGTGGGAGCGCACGCCGCCGGACACCTCCCGCTCGCGCGTCTCAAGGAGCTCGAGGACGTGGCCTGCCCGGGCAGCGGCGCCTGCGGCGGCCAGTACACCGCGAACACCATGGCGCTGGCTATGGAGGTGCTGGGCCTCTCGCCGCCCGGCTACGCGACGATTCCGGCGGAAGACCCGCGCAAGGACGATGCGACGCGCGCCGCAGGAGCGGATCTCGTGCGGCTCCTGCGCGAGAATCGCACGCCGGCCGACGTGATCACGCGTGCGTCGTTCGAAAACGCCATCGCGGCGGTGGCCGCCACCGGGGGATCGACCAACGCGGTGCTGCATCTGCTGGCGCTGGCGCGGGAGGCGGGGATTCCGCTTGCGCTCGACGACTTCGACGAGGTCAGCCGGCGCACTCCTCTGATTGCGGATTTGAAGCCTGGCGGGCGGTACACCGCGGTGGATCTCGACCGCGCAGGCGGCGTGCCGCTGATCGTCCAGCGCCTCCTCCAAGCGAATCGCTTCCACGGCGATGCAGCCACCGCCGACGGAAAGACCTGGAAGGAGCATGCGAACGCCGCCACGGAGCCGCCCGGCCAGGACGTGGTGCGCCCCCACGGCGAACCGCTGCGCAAGACCGGTGGCCTCGTGATCCTGCGCGGCAACCTCGCGCCGGACGGCTGCGTGCTGAAGATGGCGGGGCACGAGCGGACGTTCCATCGCGGCCCGGCCCGCGTCTTCGAACGCGAGGAGGACGCCTTCGCCGCGGTCCGCGATCGGCGCATCCGGGCCGGGGACGTCGTCGTTATCCGCTACGAGGGCCCGCGCGGCGGTCCCGGGATGCGCGAGATGCTGGGCGTCACTGCTGCGCTCGTTGGCGAGGGCCTCGGCGAATCCGTTGCGCTGCTCACCGACGGCCGGTTCAGCGGCGCGACTCGCGGCCTGATGGTCGGGCACGTCGCGCCGGAAGCGGCCGTCGGCGGGCCCATCGCTGCCCTGCGCGAGGGCGATAGCGTGGTGTTCGACGTGGAGCGGCGCACGCTGTCCGTCGAGCTTTCCGCCGCCGAGCTGGCAGCGCGGATGCGCGGCTTCCAGCCGCCGCCGCCGCGCTACACCTCCGGCGTTTTCGCCAAGTACGTCGCTCTGGTTTCTTCGGCCGCCGAAGGCGCGGTCACGCAGGTTCCCGCTGTTTCCGCAAGTTCCGCAAGCAGCAGTCCCACGCAAGCAGAAGCGAAGGAAGTGAACGATGGCCACCATCTACACGGATAAGGACGCAACCCTCGACCTCGTCCGCGGCCGCAAGGTCGCGGTGGTCGGATACGGCAGCCAGGGTCACGCGCACGCGCTCAACCTCAAGGACTCCGGCGTCGACGTCCGCGTCGGACTTCCGGAGGAGAGCAAGTCGCGCCAGAAGGCGCAGGCGGCGGGCCTGTCCGTCCTCACCGTGGCCGAGGCGGCGCGCGAGGCGGACCTGATCATGGTGCTCGCGCCCGACGAGAAGCAGAGGAGGATCTACGAGGAGGACATCGCGCCTCATCTCACGGCGGGCAAGGCGCTCTTCTTCGCGCATGGATTCAACATCCACTACGGGCAGATCAAGCCGCCGCCGGAAGTCGACGTCGTCCTCATCGCTCCCAAGGCGCCGGGGCACATGGTGCGCCAGGCC of Deltaproteobacteria bacterium contains these proteins:
- the ilvN gene encoding acetolactate synthase small subunit, which produces MPHDSAFSIPSGRRTAQTLIVYVEDQPGTLNRIVSLFRRRGFNIESLTVGRSEREGISRITVVVRADDETARRLEANLYKLVNVLSVEDVTHAPSVTREMAFVKVRAAQNRRPELLQLVQTFRARVVDLGPESVIVETTGTQEKLDGLVEVLRPFGILELVRTGAVAMQRGPGGGAQDEASESDDGVAA
- the ilvB gene encoding biosynthetic-type acetolactate synthase large subunit: MSSQPAVAQQSRSPDAEPVQRTGAQMVWEVLVREGVDVVFGYPGGAIMPTYDAMPAYPIRHVLVRHEQGAAHMADGYARASGKVGVAIATSGPGATNLVTGIATAMMDSSPIVCITGQVPSTVLGSDAFQETDITGITLPITKHNYLVTRAEDVAPTLREAFFIARSGRPGPVLVDITKDAQQGVARLDARLPTRAARSRPIPTPTSDAIARAALLIDAAERPLILAGQGVLASGSTALLREFAEKTGVPVTATLLGLGGFPASHPLSLGMMGMHGEAWVNTSIQEADLLVALGMRFDDRVTGKLQTYAVNAKKIHAEIDPSEINKNVRVDVALPGDLRRTLEALLPVVQARTRKPWLDRIAARRSEAARRDVQSVPSGGKLFAAHVLHDLWRLTEGKALVVTDVGQHQMWEAQYYKHERPRSLITSGGLGTMGFALPAAMGARFARPDDEIWVVAGDGGFQMTACELITCAQEGLKLNIAIVNNGYLGMVRQWQEFFYNRRYVATPLRSPDFVMLAQAHGLPGLRVTRREEIPQAVERARAEAGSVVVEFRVEQEDSVYPMVPANTDLREMIRRPAFAEEE
- a CDS encoding serine/threonine-protein kinase PknK, encoding MRSQGWAPVHPIFTSGPPFRRIRRFPRSKWQDRRNLPAQLHRFSMMRALPQGDSVDPGDFGGNARFQVLSRLGAGPMGVVYRARDLAQGRDVALKTLQRFDPAGLYRFKHEFRSFANVSHPNLVTLYELISDEDRWFCTMELLEGVDFRRWIANGDVDRLRDAFRQLALGVEALHATGRLHRDIKPSNVMVDSRGRVVLLDFGLVSARRSASAGDSILDPMGGTPPYMSPEQAGGAELGPACDWYSVGAMLYDILAGRLPFEGTVIEVLDAKIRREAPPLRRDGIPEDLAELATALVHRNPDERPKGSEVLRRLRSAHVPTGMPAQGPAPVFLGRQSQLEALEAAQARAREGTPVTVLVQGRSGMGKTTLVDRFLGRIRADPRATVLAGRCYERESVPYKALDSVIDSLSQRLRRLGDQAEVLLPSDIHSLVRLFPVLRQAPAVATASRPAVEIPDPQELRRRSAARSRAVGDRRLRHPAHAPVARRGVRRPL
- the urtA gene encoding urea ABC transporter substrate-binding protein is translated as MYTRKLIFMLSSVLCAVLFGAPPARAAETIKVGILHSLSGTMAISETSLKDVALMTIDEINAKGGVLGKKLEPVIVDPASNWPLFAEKARQLLTKDNVAAVFGCWTSVSRKSVLPVFEELNGLLFYPVQYEGEELSQNVFYTGAAPNQQAIPAVEYLMSKEGGGATRFFLLGTDYVYPRTTNKILRAFLKSKKIPESDILETYTPFGHSDYQTIVAQIKAFGAGGHTAVISTINGDSNVPFYKELGNQGLKATDIPVVAFSVGEEELRGIDTKPLVGHLAAWNYFMSLKNKTNAEFIKMWKAYVKKNGLPGGDSRVTNDPMEATYVGMHMWAQAAQKAGSVKVDDVRKAMAGQTFVAPSGFTLKMDETNHHLWKPVFIGEVQGNGQFDVVWKTDKPIRAQPWSPFIAGNEKRAGR